The genome window TGCCTCTCTCATCGCATTAGCGGATATCCCCATACTATCGCACCTTGCCTCTAACAGGATAGTGGCGTACTATACCGTCGTGCTGACGTACACGAACATGATAAGCTACTCTTACGTTCTAAGTAGAGGGCTATACCCTAGCCTTCTCTCAAACACCGAAAACGCAAAGGCGAAGCTAGACGATACACTTAGACTCACCTTCCTAATGGGAGTCCCCGCGATGTTTGGGGCTATAGCCCTGGCTCCAAACCTCCTCTATATACTCAACCCAGATTACATGAAAGCATCCTCAGTCCTAAGGGTCGCCTCTCTGACGGCCCTACTGGGAGTATTCAACGCCATACTCAGCGACACCGTCCAGGGCTTGGAGTCCAGAGACACAGTCGCAGTACATCCCAGGATGTTAGCTGAGACAGCAATATTTAAGACTACCCTACTTGGAGTCGCTAAGGCAGCCATAGGTATCGCGGGTGTTTTTATAGCAGTCTTGTATTTCGGGGACAGTTTAACAACTGCTGTTTACGCCAGGATTGCCTGGCTTTTTGCTGAAATCCTCGTAACACTTGGCTTGTATACGATGACAAGGGGCTTACTCGATCTAAAAAGCCTTGCTTCAGGTCTCTCGAGGTACGTGGCGTCTTCAATCCCCATGGTTTTAGTGGCTTTGGTCATTGACCCGTGGAGGATAAGGGAGGCTCTACTCGCAGTTCTACTGGGTGGAGCCATTTACTTTGCAACGCTATATCTGATCGACTCATGGTTCCGGGGATTAATGCAGAGTATAGCTAGGAGTCTAAAGACGGTGAGCGTCACTGGCTGAGAGTTTTTCTGCTTGAAAAAATAGAGAAACCAATCATCTCATAAAATGGTTTTCATAAAAGGAACTTCTCGACTATCTCTATGAAGCCATCGCTGTAAGGTCTTGACGCCACGTAGTCTACGCTCTCCTTAACATAGTCCGGCGAGTGGGATGGACATGCTGAGAAGTCTGCCAGCTTGAACATCTCGATATCGACCTCGCTGTCACCTATGGCTATGATCTTCTTGGGCGACTCTGAGAGCAGCTCAAACAGCTTTCTAATTCCCTGGCCCTTGTTTATTCCTGGAGGATGCACGTGTAGAGCCACCCCGCTATACATGACCTCCAGATTCATAGGCTCGAAAACTCTCTTAGCTTCCCGTATCGCAACCTCGGGCACAATGTTTTCCCTAACTACGAAAGTGACGTCTACGAAGCGGAAAAGATTTTGCCAGCTGTTCCTCAAACAGCATGAGAGCTTTTCCTCGGCAACCCTTATTATCCTATCCTTGTCTACCCTGCCTAAAACCTCTAGCTCAGTTCTATATCCTACTACACCTCCATTCTCTGCGACAATCATCTCCGATGTGGGGAGATACCTGGCCAAACCATAGACTATAGGGTAGGCTGTAGCGCTTGCAAGCGCCACGACGTATCCTCTAGAGACCAACTTTTCCAGTACACCAACTACCCTGCTGCTTATCTTCCTCTCATGGTCTGTAAGAGTCCAGTCAACGTCAATGAAGATCCAAGAGGACATTTGTCTCGTACGACTAAATCAGGAAACAATAAAAATCTTTTACAGTTTTTAACCTTCGTCACTGAGGATGATACATATCAGGAGTATGTTAAGCCTCATATACGAGTTCATCAAAGCATACTATCCCAATAATGATTTAAAAGTCTGAGAAATTATCTAACTTTGAGGATTATTGTCGGGCTCAGCGCCAAACGAGAGTACGTTATCCGTCTACGATAATGTGGCTAATGTCTATGATAGGGGGAGAACCAAGTGGTATAAGGAGCTGTTAAAACTAGTAGCTTCCAGGGTTAATGAACCCGTACTCGACGCGGGTTGCGGAACAGGGTATATCGCTTGCAGTCTTGCTCAACTAGGGGCGACCCATGTGGTGTGTCTTGATATTAGCACTGGAATGCTGTTTAGCGGTAAAAGGCGGGCACAGCGACTGCGCCTAACCGCCTTTATAGAGTTCATACAGGGTTCTATCGAGAGACTTCCTTTCCGCGACAAAGTTTTCAGGACAACGCTAGCCACGGCTGTAATACACCACCTGGAGAAGAGAGAGGCCAGAGTTGATGCTCTGATTGAGTTGAAGAGAGTCTCAAGAGGGTTTGTTCTCGTAACCGTTTGGAGTGCCCTCAGCCCCTCCAACATTGCCAGGATCATCACCTCCTTATCCCGGGACGTGAAGGTTCGCTGGGGTGGAAAGGGTGAGAGATACTACCACTTATACACGCCCATGGAGTTTAGGGAAGATCTTCGCAGGGCTGGCTACAAGGGATTTAAACTCTACCTGTGGGACTATAAGCCTATACTATTTAAAAGGAATATCGTGGTCGAGTACTATGCCGGAGACTCCTAAAGGTCTAAGCCTCTTCAGCGGAGTAAAAAAGCCTACGAGACTGCTTTCAGGCGTAACTGTAGTAGCAGTGATGGCGAAGCCCTACCCTTGCCCCCACGGTCGATGCCTGTACTGCCCCGGTGGACCCGAGGCTGGGACGCCGCAAAGCTATGTTAAAACTTCTCCCGCGGTTGCCAGGGCTCTACATGTAGGCTACGACCCCTATGCCCAGGTGAGGCTGCGAATCAAACAGTACATTGCGATGGGCCACGAGCCGAGCAAAGTCGAGTTGATCGTGATGGGTGGGACGTTTCCGGCCATGCCGAGGGATTACCAGGAGTGGTTCGTGGCCCAGGCGCTTGAAGCTTTGAACAGGTTCCCAGGGGATCCTGAAGGGAGCCCTAGCCTAGATGAGGCGATGAAAAGGAATGAGACCGCCGGGATTAGATGCGTAGGTTTAACGTTAGAGACAAGGCCTGACTGGAGCATGGAGGAACACGTCGACTGGTTTTTACACCTGGGGGCTACGAGGATCGAGCTAGGCGTCCAGACAATCTATGACGACGTGCTTGCACGCGTAAACAGGGGTCACGGCGTCAAGGAGAGCATCAAAGCAACCAGAATCTTGAAGGATGCCGGCTATAAAGTCACATACCATATGATGCTGGGCCTCCCAGGATCCGACCCTGACAGGGACTTCGAGGCTTTTAAGGAGATCTATACAAGCGAGGAGTTCATGCCTGACTCCGTTAAGATTTATCCCACACTCGTAATCCCTGGAAGCGGGCTTTACAATCTCTGGAAGAGGGGGGAGTACAAGCCCTACGATATGGACACCCTAGTCGAGCTGATAGCCCGTATAAAGTCGATCACCCCGCCCTGGGTACGGATAATAAGGATTCAGCGTGATGTCCCTTTACAGGAGGTTGCTGATGGACCACCAGTCAACAACCTACGCGAGATCGTATGGGATTACATGCGCAATAAGGGGTTAAAGTGTCGATGCATAAGGTGCAGGGAGGTAGGCCGGTTTGCCCTCTGGACTGGGGTGAAGCCCAGTATAAGTGAAGCCAAACTCACCAGAAGGAGGTACGAGGCGAACGGTGGCTTCGAGGAATTTATTTCTTTTGAGAGCAGCGA of Thermofilum uzonense contains these proteins:
- a CDS encoding class I SAM-dependent methyltransferase; this translates as MSGSAPNESTLSVYDNVANVYDRGRTKWYKELLKLVASRVNEPVLDAGCGTGYIACSLAQLGATHVVCLDISTGMLFSGKRRAQRLRLTAFIEFIQGSIERLPFRDKVFRTTLATAVIHHLEKREARVDALIELKRVSRGFVLVTVWSALSPSNIARIITSLSRDVKVRWGGKGERYYHLYTPMEFREDLRRAGYKGFKLYLWDYKPILFKRNIVVEYYAGDS
- a CDS encoding phosphoglycolate phosphatase; amino-acid sequence: MSSWIFIDVDWTLTDHERKISSRVVGVLEKLVSRGYVVALASATAYPIVYGLARYLPTSEMIVAENGGVVGYRTELEVLGRVDKDRIIRVAEEKLSCCLRNSWQNLFRFVDVTFVVRENIVPEVAIREAKRVFEPMNLEVMYSGVALHVHPPGINKGQGIRKLFELLSESPKKIIAIGDSEVDIEMFKLADFSACPSHSPDYVKESVDYVASRPYSDGFIEIVEKFLL
- a CDS encoding tRNA uridine(34) 5-carboxymethylaminomethyl modification radical SAM/GNAT enzyme Elp3 gives rise to the protein MPETPKGLSLFSGVKKPTRLLSGVTVVAVMAKPYPCPHGRCLYCPGGPEAGTPQSYVKTSPAVARALHVGYDPYAQVRLRIKQYIAMGHEPSKVELIVMGGTFPAMPRDYQEWFVAQALEALNRFPGDPEGSPSLDEAMKRNETAGIRCVGLTLETRPDWSMEEHVDWFLHLGATRIELGVQTIYDDVLARVNRGHGVKESIKATRILKDAGYKVTYHMMLGLPGSDPDRDFEAFKEIYTSEEFMPDSVKIYPTLVIPGSGLYNLWKRGEYKPYDMDTLVELIARIKSITPPWVRIIRIQRDVPLQEVADGPPVNNLREIVWDYMRNKGLKCRCIRCREVGRFALWTGVKPSISEAKLTRRRYEANGGFEEFISFESSDQEVLFGFLRLRIPSEQAHRWEVDSNTAFIRELHVYGPETPVGRESEWWQHLGLGRRLIREAETIAHDYYGARKMLVISAVGTREYYRKLGYEVLPGSFYMYKPLE
- a CDS encoding MATE family efflux transporter; translation: MGLKKAGIVFYLERVYSVVTGALFVLLITRNLTPSEFGAWSVVSSILSYASLATIVNYWVTRFRARGDGTATSSGLVLAVFFSSLSIIILLSLSHGITNAFKIPYEIVLLSALYIPFYYINSALYSSLYAVNPTLSAITEFVFETTKLILAVVFATTLHVTLYTAMLAVLGGHAGQTLILLLFTREDLKHKPSLETAKRIILYSWVNLIGVPASLIALADIPILSHLASNRIVAYYTVVLTYTNMISYSYVLSRGLYPSLLSNTENAKAKLDDTLRLTFLMGVPAMFGAIALAPNLLYILNPDYMKASSVLRVASLTALLGVFNAILSDTVQGLESRDTVAVHPRMLAETAIFKTTLLGVAKAAIGIAGVFIAVLYFGDSLTTAVYARIAWLFAEILVTLGLYTMTRGLLDLKSLASGLSRYVASSIPMVLVALVIDPWRIREALLAVLLGGAIYFATLYLIDSWFRGLMQSIARSLKTVSVTG